From Solanum stenotomum isolate F172 unplaced genomic scaffold, ASM1918654v1 scaffold30257, whole genome shotgun sequence, a single genomic window includes:
- the LOC125851825 gene encoding photosystem I P700 chlorophyll a apoprotein A2-like, translating to MALQFPRFSQGLAQDPTTRRIWFGIATAHDFESHDDITEERLYQNIFASHFGQLAIIFLWTSENLFHVAWQGNFESWVHDLLHVRPIAHAIWDSHFGQPAVEAFTRWGALGLVNIAYSGVYQWWYTISLRTNEDLYTDTLFLLFLSAISLIAGHLVHVAIPHPEGSTFGGIIS from the exons ATGGCATTACAATTTCCAAGGTTTAGCCAAGGCTTAGCTCAGGACCCCACTACTCGTCgtatttggtttggtattgcTACCGCACATGACTTCGAGAGTCATGATGATATTACTGAGGAACgtctttatcaaaatatttttgcttCTCACTTCGGTCAATTAGCAATAATTTTTCTATGGACTTCCGAAAATCTGTTTCATGTAGCTTGGCAAGGAAATTTTGAGTCGTGGGTACATGACCTTTTACATGTAAGACCTATTGCTCATGCAATTTGGGATTCTCATTTTGGTCAACCGGCTGTGGAAGCTTTTACTCGATGGGGTGCTCTTGGCCTAGTGAATATCGCTTATTCTGGTGTTTATCAGTGGTGGTATACAATCAGTTTACGCACTAATGAAGATCTTTATACTGACActctttttctattatttctttCTGCCATATCCTTAATAGCAG GGCATTTAGTCCATGTTGCTATTCCGCATCCAGAGGGGAGTACATTTGGTGGAATAATTTCTTAG